A stretch of Anaerohalosphaeraceae bacterium DNA encodes these proteins:
- the pilM gene encoding pilus assembly protein PilM has product MLASVKQKYRSLLERLEMNAVEWAGLDIGSSSVKLVKGSWRSRKFTAVSACRVELPPSPDGQGPQEAAVSRAVRECLNSADLKTPYVVCAQSGPEVVTRPYRFPLIPAEALGKAVELEALQMSPFDADQSIVAFQNIRSSADGHQGFLVVALREAIERTVRQVHNAGGKVMLMDVDGLAAMNGLCHCIPPEPNSCRTLIHLGHRFITVTILGENGIPFIRDLTYAGSAVTASIRQQTGLDEEAIRQILFVQTDPLPPTIAAALKQAAARCLNDISDTLRYYLTQNPDCQVKKLYLSGGWATSRPFAALLTETLALETEVFNPFRYLNVQAAPEQELMLKQDGPVFAVAAGLAMRTF; this is encoded by the coding sequence ATGCTGGCATCTGTAAAACAAAAATATCGTTCTTTGCTGGAGCGGCTGGAAATGAACGCCGTCGAATGGGCCGGACTGGACATCGGCTCTTCTTCGGTCAAACTGGTCAAGGGAAGCTGGCGAAGCCGAAAGTTCACGGCTGTCAGCGCCTGCCGGGTGGAACTGCCGCCCTCTCCGGACGGACAGGGACCGCAGGAAGCCGCCGTCAGCCGCGCTGTGCGTGAGTGCCTCAACAGCGCGGATTTAAAGACCCCTTATGTGGTCTGTGCGCAAAGCGGACCGGAAGTGGTCACCCGTCCCTACCGCTTTCCGCTCATCCCCGCTGAAGCCCTCGGCAAAGCCGTGGAACTGGAGGCCCTGCAGATGAGCCCCTTCGACGCTGACCAGAGCATCGTGGCCTTCCAGAATATCCGTTCCTCCGCGGACGGACATCAGGGGTTTCTGGTCGTAGCCCTGCGGGAGGCAATTGAGCGAACCGTTCGGCAGGTGCACAATGCCGGCGGAAAAGTGATGCTGATGGATGTCGATGGGCTGGCTGCGATGAACGGCCTGTGCCACTGCATCCCTCCGGAGCCGAACAGCTGCCGGACCCTTATTCATCTGGGCCATCGGTTCATCACCGTCACCATTCTCGGAGAAAACGGTATTCCATTCATTCGCGACCTGACCTATGCGGGCTCCGCTGTCACGGCGTCCATTCGGCAGCAGACCGGTCTGGACGAAGAGGCGATTCGACAAATCCTGTTCGTTCAGACGGACCCGCTGCCGCCGACGATTGCCGCCGCACTCAAACAGGCGGCTGCCCGATGCCTCAACGACATCAGCGATACCCTTCGCTATTATCTGACACAAAACCCGGACTGCCAGGTGAAAAAACTGTATTTGTCGGGCGGATGGGCGACGAGTCGGCCGTTTGCGGCTCTCCTGACAGAGACGCTGGCGCTGGAAACGGAGGTCTTCAATCCGTTCCGCTATCTGAACGTTCAGGCAGCACCGGAGCAGGAATTGATGCTCAAACAGGACGGACCGGTCTTTGCCGTCGCCGCCGGTCTGGCTATGAGGACTTTCTGA
- a CDS encoding prepilin-type N-terminal cleavage/methylation domain-containing protein: MNHRRAYSFWTRGFTLLEVIVTLAILVIPILAVTILAAGGSRSVRQTYNSIHKPIRQDALAIVTAFSTVGRKSNRSNYTVYKIVNGTYTVAQPLTGQELASGSAVEFRYWQEPFNPANAGSDVLEVTNTGTHYALFYLEGRRLKVDYGRVVNGVGGISGGLRRTGSLLRTVTLTEFVNISRGTEIFSHNVVGGVGMGSVRMNLTLTDNDGDSEEVKTSVLLRMNWPR; this comes from the coding sequence ATGAACCATCGTCGCGCCTATTCTTTTTGGACTCGGGGCTTCACCCTGCTGGAAGTCATCGTAACCCTGGCGATTCTGGTGATTCCGATTCTGGCTGTCACCATTTTGGCGGCGGGCGGCTCCCGAAGCGTTCGCCAGACCTACAACAGCATTCATAAACCGATTCGGCAGGACGCCCTGGCCATTGTAACCGCCTTCAGCACCGTCGGACGAAAATCCAATCGAAGCAATTATACCGTTTATAAAATCGTCAACGGCACCTATACCGTCGCCCAGCCCCTGACCGGTCAGGAACTGGCGTCCGGGTCCGCTGTGGAATTCCGATACTGGCAGGAACCGTTCAATCCGGCAAACGCCGGTTCGGATGTGCTGGAAGTCACCAACACCGGAACCCACTATGCTCTCTTTTATCTGGAAGGACGCCGGCTGAAGGTGGATTACGGCCGGGTCGTCAACGGCGTCGGCGGAATTTCCGGCGGTCTTCGCCGCACCGGTTCCCTCCTGCGGACCGTCACTCTGACGGAGTTTGTGAATATCTCCCGGGGAACGGAGATATTCAGCCACAATGTCGTCGGCGGCGTTGGAATGGGTTCCGTCCGGATGAATCTGACCCTGACGGACAACGACGGCGATTCCGAAGAAGTGAAAACCTCCGTCCTGCTGCGGATGAACTGGCCTCGGTAG
- a CDS encoding prepilin-type N-terminal cleavage/methylation domain-containing protein, with the protein MTALNAPDRSSIRRRTQMPAGVTLLELIIATLILAVASLGALTYQYHAVKRARSARAELVAAQLAQLLLDDWKSTGGDERYNPVSLNLGFEQIGTDPIYRITLNGFPMRAQLWYSDIRTDDTAGVTLRDIRVTIRWRRDSKNLEPTVNDPVFTSATFVRRDQAGG; encoded by the coding sequence GTGACTGCCCTGAATGCTCCGGACCGATCCAGCATTCGCCGGCGGACTCAAATGCCCGCCGGGGTTACCCTGCTGGAACTGATTATCGCCACACTGATTCTGGCTGTCGCTTCCCTCGGAGCCCTCACGTATCAGTATCACGCCGTCAAGCGGGCCCGCAGCGCCCGCGCCGAACTTGTCGCCGCCCAGCTGGCCCAGCTGCTGCTGGACGACTGGAAGAGCACCGGCGGCGATGAACGCTACAATCCGGTGTCGCTGAATCTCGGATTTGAACAAATCGGCACGGACCCGATTTACCGCATCACCCTGAACGGTTTCCCTATGCGGGCCCAGCTTTGGTATTCGGACATCCGCACCGATGATACCGCCGGCGTGACACTGCGGGACATTCGCGTGACCATTCGATGGCGCCGGGATTCCAAAAATCTGGAACCAACCGTCAATGACCCGGTGTTTACCTCCGCCACGTTTGTTCGGCGAGACCAGGCAGGCGGATAA
- a CDS encoding type II secretion system protein translates to MTGKKGFTLIELMVVILIVGILAAASIPLMRGRIESAKWAEANATAGTIKSAVRVYFVEHGTAPTGSLGVAATRQALGFQDADLTGTYFVPGDYNIDSVDANGNAQITVTGSQPNAPSGSKTLYVDGRWE, encoded by the coding sequence ATGACAGGAAAAAAAGGATTCACGCTGATTGAACTGATGGTCGTCATCCTGATTGTCGGCATCCTGGCGGCGGCCTCGATTCCGCTGATGCGCGGCCGAATTGAATCCGCCAAGTGGGCGGAAGCCAACGCCACCGCCGGCACCATCAAGTCCGCCGTACGGGTGTATTTTGTGGAACACGGCACAGCGCCCACCGGCAGTCTGGGCGTGGCCGCCACCCGTCAGGCCCTGGGCTTTCAGGATGCAGACCTGACCGGAACCTACTTCGTCCCGGGCGACTACAACATCGACAGCGTCGATGCCAACGGCAACGCCCAGATTACGGTCACCGGCAGCCAGCCCAACGCCCCCAGCGGGTCCAAGACCCTCTACGTGGACGGACGATGGGAATAA
- a CDS encoding type II secretion system F family protein, with product MQTFEYVAWDTAGNCREGIRQAQSRQDLLAQLRQENLTPVSIAEVLPETKEDVHTAGARYRRVRSEQMATFCWQLATMLEGGLSVTTAIQTIAEDLTNPYFEYVLKDIAARLETGETFTDSVRAHPKVFSRLACSIIMAGETSGSLSNSLRRLADYYQERDKLVRKVRGAMAYPIFVVCFIVVIVVVLMTLIVPRFQVMFETFKGELPAFTRGFMAVYHGIVNHILLILIALAALIAGAVIASKTKSGQAVLHRLELNLPLLGRIKRMAFICMFCRTLASLVAAGVSILDAFIILADMTPNQLLRNGVLLARQKMTEGTSMADSLQACGLFPGVAVKMAQIGEQSGSLVPVLEKTGDFYARKVDELVSMMLGLLEPILIVTVGAIVLTVLLAMYLPIFSMSV from the coding sequence ATGCAGACGTTTGAATATGTAGCGTGGGATACAGCCGGAAACTGCCGGGAGGGAATTCGCCAGGCGCAGTCCCGTCAGGACCTGCTGGCCCAGCTGCGGCAGGAAAACCTGACTCCGGTTTCCATTGCGGAAGTGCTCCCGGAAACCAAAGAGGACGTGCACACAGCCGGGGCACGGTACCGTCGGGTGCGCTCGGAACAGATGGCCACCTTCTGCTGGCAGCTGGCGACGATGCTCGAAGGCGGGCTGTCCGTCACCACGGCCATCCAGACGATTGCGGAGGACCTGACCAACCCGTATTTTGAGTATGTCCTGAAAGACATCGCCGCCCGGCTGGAAACGGGGGAAACCTTTACCGACAGCGTGCGGGCCCATCCGAAAGTCTTCAGCCGGCTGGCCTGCTCCATCATCATGGCCGGCGAAACCAGCGGCTCGCTGTCCAACTCACTCCGCCGGCTGGCGGATTATTATCAGGAACGGGACAAACTGGTCCGAAAAGTCCGCGGAGCGATGGCCTATCCAATCTTTGTGGTCTGTTTCATTGTCGTGATTGTCGTGGTACTGATGACGCTGATTGTCCCGCGCTTTCAGGTGATGTTCGAGACCTTCAAAGGCGAACTTCCCGCCTTTACCCGCGGCTTTATGGCCGTCTATCACGGAATTGTCAATCACATCCTGCTGATTCTGATAGCCCTGGCGGCCCTGATTGCCGGTGCCGTCATTGCCTCCAAAACCAAATCCGGCCAGGCGGTTCTTCATCGGCTTGAACTGAATCTGCCGCTGCTGGGGCGAATCAAGCGGATGGCTTTTATCTGTATGTTCTGCCGGACGCTGGCCTCGCTGGTGGCGGCGGGCGTGTCGATTCTGGATGCCTTTATTATTCTGGCGGACATGACCCCCAACCAGCTGCTCCGAAACGGAGTCCTGCTGGCCCGTCAGAAGATGACCGAAGGCACTTCGATGGCCGACAGCCTCCAGGCCTGCGGTCTGTTTCCCGGCGTGGCCGTCAAAATGGCTCAAATCGGCGAACAGTCCGGCTCCCTCGTGCCTGTCCTGGAAAAAACCGGCGATTTTTATGCCCGCAAGGTGGACGAGCTTGTTTCGATGATGCTCGGGCTGCTGGAACCGATTTTGATTGTCACCGTCGGAGCCATTGTGCTGACCGTTTTGCTGGCAATGTATCTGCCGATTTTCTCCATGTCCGTCTGA